Within Salvia splendens isolate huo1 chromosome 21, SspV2, whole genome shotgun sequence, the genomic segment tttttattgaataattataattaactaGTTAAAACTAATTGTCACACCAATTATCTTTTGCGAATTTTCTATTCTTAATTAGAAATTCCTACCTAACTGTTGTGCTCATCTTCGCTTTTCCAAATTTAAAAAGTGATGTTATCCTAATTTgtatatagtaggagtatataattgCGAAACTTATTAGAATCTTAACTTTAAATACtaaatggagtatttttttggcCAACAAATTTTCTACTTAAGTTCAACTTTTAATTGATTATCAACAACCATTTCTATTAGTAGTTTGGAGTTGGAACCCAAGCCTGGCCACGTCGTCTATGACACTAGCCACATCCAAAAGCAGCCCAGTCGCGTCCTCATCAAGCCGGACCCATCAGCGGCATATGTGCTCTGGCACGAGTCAAGAAGAACAAAGTAGAAAATTGAACTATTTGTAGTGTTGAGATATTACTAATGGAAAATAAGGCTCAATTCATTAGATAGATAAAAATTACTACCAAATAAAAATGGTTATTTCCAGCCAATTACTCTGTGTTTTGTATTGTAATTCGTATCATGAATTCCGTTGTTTCCcttagtttttgtttgttttctactttgaacatgagtaactaaacctttcatgtagaattcttggtgaagatgcattgattcatagttttaatccaattgatttcattttattttgctcttgcaattgtttgaattattcttgtggtttttcctatcaattgcttgatcaccaattgggagcgtagggtttcttagagtaaccgggagatgaaataattaatctttaaagatgaataattcacacctttaTTCAATAAAACTGGGGAGAGTTGAGATTGTGAGTGAGATcattaatttaatcaaactgttaggagttaggtctaagaattagaatgggacttcaattattacacctaatctacggatttctcacatcgggagggggtttaatctacaattgtaattgattcaacaattctggagactttaaatggtaaatcagttttaattgggttaggctatgagttgtgcatcagatccttgaattctgcatatttctccatcatcttacacaacttgcttaattgctttcttgtttaagtgttctattttaaTCTCTGCATTTACTTGTTttcagtagttgttagttttaaaaccaaaatttcTGATCGTCTgaatagtagttgaaattagttcgtggtacttaggttgacacttaattgtctctgtgggatacgatatactcttgcttgctatttgctacgataaccccgtacacttgcgggtattatttgggtaaaataaagttgggTCATgttcttatttaattaaaatataaaactttagaatatacttataaaataaaatgaaattaaaatgatcttgctgcaatgaaaATGTCCTATCCCTACGCATCGATAATAACGAAAGTTCCTAGGATTTGAGGAATCACCCTACATGCACAATTTAATTCAAGGGTTTCTCTATCATGTACTATTAGTAAGAGAATTAAATTTGGGGATTTCTTATCTAAAAAGAAGAACATTCTTTTAGGGTTTTAAAAATAGTCACGAGTACATACAAAAATATTCTATAATGATAGAAAACTTCctctatatataaataaaaaggtTTAGGGATCAATCCTACTGTTGCTCTTCCCCAAGTCAAATAAAAATTACgatgaaaaatatatttatgtgtGTTATTCAATAATTTATAGCTCGTTAATGAAAATGTTCTTATTTTGAAACTCCCAACTTATTAAATTGCCAACTACTAGTTGTACTACAGATAAAGCtatgattttcaaaattaatgagaaatgaaattatttttaggAACAAATTTGGATACAcgatattataaatttataaattgacTTTGTTAATCACGTCATATGTTTGTTGgaatgcattttttattttcgttgGAATTAATGGAACGAGGAATTATGATCCAGTCACCCTTATGGACAAAATATGAGAGAAATATATATGAGgaatagaaaattttaaaacaaatattaaACTAAAGTACAAAAAGTTACAACtggattttaaataataaaagtgatCCAACAAATTAGGTTCTGTTAGAGATCGGTGGGAGAAGTTTTCTTattattgaatgaataatatgttACAGAGACTTGTGTTTGGCAAGTGGtatgaaattgtgtttggaCAAGTTTAAAAAACGAGGCAAATCTATCAAAAACATCAGACTTGTGTTTCAGAAAATAGATCCATgtcattctagtgcaatcatcaacaaaaatcacaaaGTATATGAAACCATTCCCACCAACAGTaggtgcaggaccccaaacatcagagtgtactaaaGAAAACATGGATTTCACCCGAGTATTTGAAGGTTTAAAAGAATGTctatggctcttggccaaaacacaagtttcacacgAAAAATTAGACGAAATGGAAAGGTTCGGGTAAAGCAATTTAAAGTAACCAGGAGaggggtgtcctagtcttcggtgccagagccaagtttCCTGTTgcgtggatccgtgagccagcattgcaCTGCCATggtgagctatctcgtccacataataGAGCCCCCgtttctcagtgccacgcccaagaatcctctTCGTCTGAGTATCCTGTAAAATACAAAAGTCGGGATGCATTAGAAGTGTGCAATTCAGTTCCTTCGTtacatgactaatagacatcagTCTCTGAGATAAAGTAGGAACATATAAACAATTCGTAAGCCGAAGTGTAGGAGATATTTCAACTGTGCCAGATCCTTCAACATTAATCAATTCCCCATTTGCAGTTTTAATATAGGATTTCGTGTCTTCactaaaatcaataaaatcacGTTTATCCGGGGTCATGGTATCAGTcgccccacaatcaaatatccagcCCTTCGAGTGTTTAACAGAGATATCATGTACATGAAATGCAGCGGAAACTTCTAGTAGGGGTGCAAATTGATTTTCAGATATATAATTGGGGTAAGTGTGGAATTTCTTAACAGGTTGGGGTCCAATTTGAGTTTTCAGAGAGTCAGGGGTTCGAAATTTAATGGGATGGGggttttttcgatttttctTATTCTGGTGGGGTCGAAATTTAAGAGGATGGGGTTGTTTTTGATATTCCTTATTCTGGTGGGGTAAAAAATGATACAAATGCATAATATCATTAGGGTTTGGCACAAAGCCAAACCCGTTACCTCCTTGCGCCGATTTGTCCGTCGTCTCCATCCTCCCGGCGAAATTGCCAGCCCCTCTCACGTTGCCGCCGGTCGGGTGGCCTTCCTGACGCCCCCCCACCCCTGGTCCAGTCGAATCCACATTGTTCCCGGCGTTATTGCGCCGTTGAGCTCCATCGCCGTTAACTCCCACGGCTAATTTCGCCTGAGCCGCCCTCGCCTTTTGTCGttcttcccaccactccgggtaCCCCAatcttttgaagcatgtttccCACGTATGCTTCTGTTTTCCACAGTGGGAACACCATAATTTTGAGGTGTCGGGGCGCTGATTTCCCGATCGGCTGGTGGCGGAGGAGCGCGGTGGTGCGCCGCGGTTCGGTGGTCGTTGATTCTGGGTCACTGAGTTTTGTCCGATTGCTGCGAATCCGTGTCCGATTTCACCCCCAAATGACGAATCGGCATTGCTGCCGTTGGCTTCTTCGGTGGGTGTTGGCGATGCCGGTGGCATGATTCgacgtcgagccgcctccgtcttcacccatCCGTAGGCTGCCTCCACTGATGGGGTCGGTTCCTCCTTCAAGATGTCCCTTCGAATTGAATCGTACTTCTGATTCAACCCGGTCAGAAATTTAATTAGTCGTTTCTCATTCGAATGTGTTCGAAACTGACTAATTCCCTTGTCACAGCAACTAATCGGTTGCTTCTGGCTTCTGTCGATGTTGATCCATAATCCATGGATCCTCCGGTAATAAGTCTCTAGATCGAGGTTTCCCTGTTTGATGTTTATTGCCTTCTCTTCCAGGTCGTAGATGAGGTACTTGTCGGCCTTATTCTCGAATGTCACTGCAAGGCTGTCCCACAGCGCCTTCGCAGTCAGGTGGTGGGCAAAATCTGCTACGATATCGTTCTCGATGTTGTCGACGATCCACGAGAACACCACTAGATCATTTTCTTCCCACTCGTCGAACCCCTTACTTCCCGGTTCTGGGGGGTCGTTCCGGATGTACGAATAGGCTCCTCGGCCTCCTATCTTCACTTTGATCAGCCTTGACCAAAGGGGGTAATTTTTCCCATTCAATTTGAATGCGACTGTGACGCTTTTGCTGTTTTTCAGACTCACGGTCTGCTCCAGATTATCTTCTTTTGTGTCGTTTGTTTCTGACATATTTGGTGTAGGTTTCTGGGCTGGACAAAGGGTCGAGATATGGTATTTTAGTtatgatgaaaattttctgaaCCAAGGTCGTTCCTGCTCTGAGGCCATGTTAGAGATCGGTGGGAGAAGTTTTCTTattattgaatgaataatatgttACAGAGACTACATTCTTATAGGCTAAGTATTCTACACATATGGTAAACCTAAATTTACAATAATTGCTCTCTCTAATTTAGGCAAAATATACTCTCATGTCAATCACATAATATTCTCCCTATATTTCGTGATCTCATTCTAACAGGTTCTTTGCACTGAAGTAGTCAATTTAATACTCTTAATTGCCTTTACAGAAAAGACTACGATTAAGAATCTCTATCATCCATAAGAATTTtggttaattttaaaaatcagttAGAAACCAtgaactattaatttgttcACAAGAAGTCAATAAATATGTCAACGTCACTGCCGATGAGTTCTCACTTCATAAAGAAAATGACTTTGTTTCATTGAAAAACATTAACAATATATACGTTACATGTAAGCAATCTGATTTATTGCagtaaaataattgaaaataaatctaaaatttataacttttcatctaaatattaaaactgaatgaaaaatcagaatttgactAAAGTTCAAAATATTTCCACCATTATgcctataaaaaaatttataaatagagAGTATCTTACTCACAATATATGTCATAAAGGTTCAAACCCTCTCAAAAACTGAAAAAAGCTCTAAGATAAAATGGAGGATTTCAATTTCTACACAATCTCCCTCTCCCTTCTTGCTCTAATCTACGCATGGTTCTTCATCATAAGGCTGAGCTCAAGCTACTCACCATCGCCACCATCTCAGCCTTTGCTCCCGAGCATCGGAAACATCCACCAACTCGGCAAGCTCCCTCTCGAAACTATCCCAAAAACACGGCCCGCTCATGCTTCGGCCCGAAGCCCACGTGGCCGACGTGGCGAGACAGATCCTCAAAACCCACGATCTCGCATTCGCCGACAAGCCCGCGATGGAGTTTCTCAACAGAATCTTCTACGGCGGGAACGACGTCATCAACTTGCCATACGGCGACGCGTGGCGGAAGCTCAGAAGCATCATACTCCACGAGCTGCTCGAGAGTGAGGTCGTTCGGGTCCATCAGAGAAGAAGAGACTTCGCTTTTGATGACAAGGATCGAAGAGCTGAGTGCCGCTTCTCAGCCTGTGAACTTGACGGGGATGCTGGCGGCGGCGTCGAGTGCTTTGATCACTCGCGCCGCCTTTGGGAAGAAGTACAGTGAGACTGAGCGTGGGAGGATGTTTCTGGAATTTGTGGAGGAAGCTTCTGGAATGTTCGAATTCACGCTACGGGATTCTTTTCCGTGGCTTCGTTGGAATGGCCGCGGCACTGCCGTTGATAGGCTTGTGGAGAAAAGAGATGCGAGTCTTGATTCAATTATTCAAGATCACTTGCAAAGTTCGGATGCAAGTAGAGATATTATTATGGGGATTTTGCTTGGGTTTTACAAGGGTGACATTCCTGGTGTCTCAATTGACCTCATGTCCATCAAAGGTGTGATTTTGGTGAGTCAATTTCAATTTTGgttactactataattttacCAATAAAAATGAAGTAGACACAAATAAGATCTCAGCCAAGTCATATCTTTCATGACTTTTTTAGATACATTGTTGTAAATTAacaggatatatatatatattcactgGTGGAACTGAAACTACAACAACTGCAGCAATATGGCTAATGACGGAGCTGATGAGGCACCCGGCGGTGATGAAGAAACTGCAAGATGAGATACGAGGTACGATGAAAGGAAAACATCATGTGACCGATGCCGACTTGCAGGAAATGCCCTATATGAAAGCCGTCATCAAGGAATTGATACGTTTGCACCATCCACTTCCAATTTTCTCACGTGTTGCAAGGGACCACGTAAATCTAATGGGGTATGAAGTCGCTCCCACGATGTTGGTTTTGATCAACGCGTCGGCTATTGGGCAGGACCCTACCTATTGGGAAGGGTCGGAGAAGTTTATGCCTGAGAGTTTCTTGGATTCATCCATTGACTTCAAGGGACATGATTTCCATTTGATTCCATTTGGTTCTAGGCGAAGAATCTGCCCAAGCTATGGATTTGCGACCGCTGCCATTGGGTATACGGTCGCAAATCTCATGCTTAGGTTTGATTGGGCATTGCCCAATGGAGCCCAAGGAGAGGACTTGGATGTGACCATGCGACCAGGATTTGCAATTGGGAAGGATATTCCACTCATTGTTGTTGCAACAATTAATCCCAACATCTAGCAAGTGCAAGTTGCATGCAAGTGCTGTACAAATAATGAAGTGCAAGATGATCTTTTCATAGTTTTATTACTCAAATCAAAATTTgcacaaaatttgaaattaaatttaatgatattatatgataaatttttatacatttaaaattatcaagcaaatatttgaaaataatcAATAAGAATGAAGTTAACTCGTGTGGTGTTAAAAGTTAAAATAACGGGTATAATTTTGTGAAACTTAGTAGCTTTATCGAATTGAATCCAGATTCAGATTAAATGGCGTGCGTGAAACAAATTTCATAGTGATGTGAAACCAACTAATGTATACCATTTCATTAAATATCCCTTTATTatcctactccctccgtcctatgttacttgaggcgttttttttacgagatttaagaaaattgtgtttaatgagttaaataaaatagaggagggaataaagtaagataaataaaagagagagaaaaataaaagaaataataaaataaatgagattagatgttttatttttagctaaaaatttagaaaaattcaaaatagaaGGAGTAATAAATTTCTATTTTGTACTTGTATAAAATGGAGGGAgaacaaaattgaaaaagaagTCAACTTTTGCGACTTGAGTATACAAATTATCCGCGTCTCTATCTCTTTATCTATTCTTGAAGTTGGTGCCAAgagcttagagcatccacaaccgtgctcttaccagcggcacggttgtgggcccgggcggtactattcatgcctgctctctggcaagagcacaacacccacaactgtgctcttccgcaaggacgagcacaattaatataaattcaattacacaaaaacattttcataatactaaaattcattaaaaaaccacaataaaaataacaaattacaaataaaataaaaagacataattaaaatcctaaaaattaaaaattacataattaaaatactaaaattaaaaattacataattaaactcctaaaaattaaaaattacataattattggctaatataacccgaggaagactacgcatccggcggcaccaaccccaattgtttttggagacccaatatcatggactcgtgcgtttgaagttgcgtgggggtcatagttgacctatcggccatattgagttgggccaaaagggcccacaacgagttgttcgggggtggaggtggaacatagggtgcgggttcgggagcaggggcagatggagtcgcggcgcgacgtcgttcggccgccgccttcttcctaccttgcggtcggcgtcgggaaccgcttggttgggcatcggggctacccaagttagcttcggcgagttggctagccacttcttcgccggcgtcggatagggatgccgaccgtgagcgtttggaggagccgctagaggaggatgttatgcctcccttatacttcgggtgcgtccgcgtctcctgccaaacgttaagatatttgaacgacttaccgttcatggattgataggtgctcagcgaggcggtgatgatgtcgacctcgcttcggccgctcccggcattccgggactcctggatgaaatagccgttgaacttgccaatttcttcgttggctcggccgatgcagttgcgcaccatactctcgttgcgctcgatcgttcccggcggccggtgtgcattgtaccggctagagacgcgccaccaaaagtgatcgccggattggttcgttccaaccaccgcatcttcggagatttccaagtacgccttgaacaatctttccatctccgccggtgagtacggtgtgcggacaccggcgcgagatggaggattcggcatttgggaagggccgcgaggcctaggctccggtgtccacccgtagcgcccatcggaggcaccttgatcgtcgattgggtatggccggtagccactcggaacgcccgaatcttgggtgagaggaggggccgaatattccgtttccggactatgaaacggttgcgaaccgaaccattcggggttccaaccgtgagagccgcttgggttgtcgtcgttaccggacatagtggtgttgtagggtgtgagaggaagatgaaaatggatatgagagattgatgatgagaattgtgtagtgaaagtgtgaattttttggagtgaaattgggggtatttatagatgaaagtgtgtatttttggggtaaaaaaaataaaaaaaaattaaaaagtggggaaaaacggttataaacggatataattttttggggaagtgaaatttttttttttattttttatcgatttttttaataaaaatccgatttttaaaaaaaaaaaaataaaaaattgtttgaaaccaacggctatgccgttggcgaatcagagaccgccacgtgtgcgtccgctggtacggacgtgctcgatacatcgagcagcgccgtgccagcggcgcggttgcagcggtggcggtccttcaccttgccgctggcacggacggcggtggcgccaaccgccaccgctgcggatgctcttaaccATGAAGAGATAAAATATTGATCACTGATTCCACCGTCTTGATGTAGAGGGGTTCGTGGCCCTCTTTTTAGCCATGAAGCAACCAATATTAATTCATAATTCGATCATTAATTTTAAGATTCTCCAACgccgaaaacatttttcttaatttttgattaagtttaataaaatcaaCAAGCCATCCATCATCTCCACATAAAGAGATTTCACACCTGAAAACTAGTCTCAAATACTACtcctagtatttattttttatgcacATAATCAAAATAGCTAAAATCAACCCTCTCAAGAAACACCAAAACACCAAGAAAATGGTGGACCTCAACTTCTACACACTTTCCCTCACTCTTCTTTCTCTACTCTTCGCATTGTTCTTCATCAGAAGGCTGATCTCAGGCGGCGGGGGGACCTCACCACCGTCGCTCCCCATCATCGGAAACCTCCACCAGCTAGGCCAGCTGCCTCACAGATCCCTCTCGAACCCGAAAACACGGCCCACTAATGCTTCTCCACTTCGGCCCAAAGCCCGTGCTCGTGGTCTCGTCGGCCGACGTGGGGAATCAGATACTCAAATCCCACGACCTCGCATTCTCAGACAAGCCCTTGACACGCGACCTCAAGAACGTCTTCTACGACGGGAACGACTTGTTCAACTCACCCTACGGCGACAGGTGGCGGAAGCTCAGGCGCATCGCGGTCCACGAGCTGCTGAGCCGCTCGAGGGTGAAGTCGTTCGGCTCCATTAGAGAGGAAGAAACATCTCTTTTGATGAGAAAGATTGAAGAGTTGAGTTGTGCTTCTCAGCCTGTGAATTTGACGAGGAT encodes:
- the LOC121785221 gene encoding uncharacterized protein LOC121785221 is translated as MSETNDTKEDNLEQTVSLKNSKSVTVAFKLNGKNYPLWSRLIKVKIGGRGAYSYIRNDPPEPGSKGFDEWEENDLVVFSWIVDNIENDIVADFAHHLTAKALWDSLAVTFENKADKYLIYDLEEKAINIKQGNLDLETYYRRIHGLWINIDRSQKQPISCCDKGISQFRTHSNEKRLIKFLTGLNQKYDSIRRDILKEEPTPSVEAAYGWVKTEAARRRIMPPASPTPTEEANGSNADSSFGGEIGHGFAAIGQNSVTQNQRPPNRGAPPRSSATSRSGNQRPDTSKLWCSHCGKQKHTWETCFKRLGYPEWWEERQKARAAQAKLAVGVNGDGAQRRNNAGNNVDSTGPGVGGRQEGHPTGGNVRGAGNFAGRMETTDKSAQGGNGFGFVPNPNDIMHLYHFLPHQNKEYQKQPHPLKFRPHQNKKNRKNPHPIKFRTPDSLKTQIGPQPVKKFHTYPNYISENQFAPLLEVSAAFHVHDISVKHSKGWIFDCGATDTMTPDKRDFIDFSEDTKSYIKTANGELINVEGSGTVEISPTLRLTNCLYVPTLSQRLMSISHVTKELNCTLLMHPDFCILQDTQTKRILGRGTEKRGLYYVDEIAHHGSAMLAHGSTQQETWLWHRRLGHPSPGYFKLLYPNLSISSNFSCETCVLAKSHRHSFKPSNTRVKSMFSLVHSDVWGPAPTVGGNGFIYFVIFVDDCTRMTWIYFLKHKSDVFDRFASFFKLVQTQFHTTCQTQVSVTYYSFNNKKTSPTDL